A genomic stretch from Eubacterium sulci ATCC 35585 includes:
- a CDS encoding ATP synthase F0 subunit A, whose translation MLNINELGARIIFSFGDGKLFITESTLFGILIAAFLAILGIWLGSRLETVPRGKQVFAEFIVEWVYKFTEKHMGKANSNFAPYIGTLLAFVFCASSLGVFGVRPITADLNVAFALSIMTMVMIIFNSTRVHGFRGRLKHMCEPYVFMLPLKILEEISLPISLGLRIFGNILGGYIIVELWMHLMTKLSNFFSDVPFLRAITVIPLNAIFDIAEPAIQTFIFIILTVINLAAAMKITATVSNNENREEL comes from the coding sequence TTGTTAAACATAAATGAATTAGGTGCCAGGATAATATTTAGTTTTGGCGACGGTAAGCTTTTCATTACCGAAAGTACCCTATTCGGAATCTTGATAGCCGCCTTTCTCGCAATACTGGGAATATGGCTAGGTAGTAGGCTTGAGACTGTCCCGCGTGGCAAGCAGGTCTTTGCGGAATTTATAGTCGAATGGGTTTATAAGTTCACAGAAAAACATATGGGAAAAGCTAATTCTAACTTTGCCCCATATATAGGTACTCTTCTTGCCTTCGTATTTTGTGCAAGCTCACTAGGTGTTTTCGGTGTAAGACCGATAACTGCAGACCTTAATGTTGCCTTTGCACTATCCATTATGACGATGGTGATGATCATTTTTAATTCAACAAGGGTTCACGGCTTTAGAGGCAGACTAAAGCACATGTGCGAACCATATGTCTTCATGCTGCCACTCAAAATCTTAGAAGAAATTTCCCTCCCTATTTCGCTTGGGCTTCGTATCTTCGGTAATATCTTAGGAGGCTACATCATAGTCGAGCTATGGATGCACCTCATGACAAAGCTCAGTAATTTTTTCAGCGATGTGCCATTTTTACGCGCTATCACAGTTATACCTCTGAATGCTATCTTTGACATAGCAGAGCCGGCAATTCAGACCTTTATATTTATAATTTTGACCGTTATTAATCTTGCCGCAGCTATGAAGATTACAGCTACAGTAAGCAATAATGAAAATAGAGAAGAACTTTAG
- a CDS encoding ATP synthase F0 subunit C: MEFIGIGLAMGLAALGIGLGQGIGLSKGLEGISRQPEATSKIQTAMIVGMALMETIGILTFVIAIMLSNKL, encoded by the coding sequence ATGGAATTTATTGGAATCGGTTTAGCAATGGGACTTGCAGCACTTGGCATTGGCCTAGGCCAGGGTATTGGATTGAGCAAGGGGCTGGAAGGTATTTCAAGACAACCTGAAGCTACAAGCAAGATTCAGACCGCTATGATTGTAGGCATGGCGCTCATGGAGACCATAGGTATTTTGACATTTGTAATTGCTATAATGCTAAGCAATAAATTGTAA
- a CDS encoding ATP synthase F0 subunit B yields the protein MDINKHQDLLTINWNLIFSVITVLVLILILKHFFFEKVKKFMDERKAQVEEQFQKADEAENQARKKLDKYNEILAGAEKEKRTIIAGAMENAKIQADSVLDEARKEAADIREKSRIQIEREKAAARKEIHNEASELAVQVAEKILENKLDADAQASVIDEIISRSEANSETEK from the coding sequence TTGGATATTAATAAACACCAAGACCTGCTTACTATAAACTGGAATCTTATCTTTTCGGTTATTACTGTTTTAGTTCTCATTTTGATATTAAAGCATTTTTTCTTCGAAAAGGTAAAGAAGTTCATGGATGAACGAAAAGCACAGGTCGAGGAGCAATTCCAAAAGGCAGACGAAGCCGAAAATCAAGCCCGCAAAAAACTTGATAAATACAACGAAATACTCGCTGGTGCCGAAAAAGAAAAGCGTACAATAATTGCAGGTGCAATGGAAAACGCAAAGATTCAGGCAGACTCTGTATTAGACGAAGCCCGCAAAGAAGCTGCTGACATTCGTGAGAAATCAAGAATTCAGATTGAAAGAGAAAAAGCTGCGGCGAGAAAAGAAATCCACAACGAAGCCAGCGAACTTGCAGTTCAGGTCGCTGAAAAGATTTTGGAGAACAAGCTTGACGCCGATGCTCAGGCTTCAGTAATAGATGAAATAATCAGTAGATCAGAGGCAAACAGTGAAACAGAAAAATAG
- a CDS encoding ATP F0F1 synthase subunit alpha (produces ATP from ADP in the presence of a proton gradient across the membrane; the alpha chain is a catalytic subunit), with protein sequence MKINTDEILSNIKDKIESFTSELEITDFGQVIEVGDGVAHIDGLKSCFAGELLEFPNGSYGMAMNLDDDMVGAVIIGSDRGIRQGDIVRPTGRAMEVPVGEELLGRVIDPLGSAIDDKGKIICSEARHLESDAPGVLDRRSVYQPLQTGIKAIDAMIPIGKGQRELIIGDRQTGKTAIAIDTIINQKKQNVICIYVAIGQRKSTVAQIAKTLEDHDAMSHTIIISATASEAAPIQYIAPYSGCAIAEYFMHKGKDVLIVYDDLSKHAVAYRAMSLLLRRPPGREAYPGDVFYLHSRLLERAAKLSDELGGGSITALPIIETQSGDVSAYIPTNVISITDGQIFLESNLFFSGQIPAVNAGISVSRVGGNAQIKAMKKVSGTMKLILAQFRELQSFAQFGSDIDSDTTKRLESGKRLMEILKQKQYSPISVENQIMIIYAAINGYLNDIELERIASFEDSLYEFMAMKYPEISQEIVATGNMSAETEKLLIQGIEECKKEGKYIG encoded by the coding sequence ATGAAAATTAATACTGATGAAATCCTAAGTAATATAAAGGACAAAATAGAAAGCTTTACCTCAGAGCTTGAGATAACCGATTTCGGTCAGGTTATCGAGGTTGGCGACGGCGTTGCTCATATAGACGGCCTAAAATCCTGCTTTGCTGGTGAACTTTTAGAATTCCCAAATGGCAGCTACGGAATGGCCATGAACCTTGACGACGACATGGTCGGCGCTGTAATCATAGGCTCAGACCGCGGAATTAGGCAGGGAGACATAGTTAGACCTACAGGTAGAGCCATGGAGGTCCCAGTAGGCGAAGAGCTTCTTGGACGAGTAATCGATCCTCTCGGAAGCGCAATAGACGATAAGGGAAAGATTATCTGTAGCGAGGCAAGGCACCTCGAAAGCGATGCTCCAGGAGTTCTCGACAGACGCTCAGTATACCAGCCTCTTCAGACTGGTATTAAAGCCATAGACGCCATGATACCGATAGGCAAAGGTCAAAGAGAGCTGATTATCGGAGACAGGCAAACCGGTAAAACCGCAATCGCCATAGACACTATAATAAATCAAAAAAAGCAGAACGTAATATGCATCTACGTTGCCATAGGTCAGAGAAAGTCAACGGTTGCACAAATTGCAAAGACTCTAGAGGACCACGATGCAATGTCGCATACCATCATAATCTCTGCTACCGCAAGCGAAGCTGCTCCAATACAGTACATCGCTCCATATTCAGGCTGTGCAATTGCAGAGTATTTTATGCACAAGGGAAAGGACGTTTTGATAGTTTACGATGACCTATCAAAGCACGCCGTGGCCTACAGAGCCATGTCCCTATTGCTCCGCAGACCACCAGGACGTGAAGCCTACCCAGGAGATGTCTTCTATCTGCACAGCAGACTTTTGGAGCGTGCTGCTAAGCTATCTGACGAACTTGGAGGAGGCTCAATCACAGCCCTTCCAATAATAGAAACCCAGTCAGGTGACGTGTCTGCCTACATCCCAACAAATGTAATCTCCATCACAGATGGACAGATATTCCTAGAGAGCAATCTCTTTTTCTCTGGTCAGATTCCAGCAGTAAATGCAGGAATATCTGTTTCCCGTGTCGGAGGAAATGCCCAAATTAAGGCGATGAAAAAGGTTTCAGGTACAATGAAGCTCATTCTCGCCCAGTTTCGCGAGCTTCAAAGCTTTGCTCAGTTTGGCTCAGATATAGACTCAGATACCACAAAGCGTCTTGAGAGCGGCAAGAGACTAATGGAGATACTCAAGCAGAAACAGTACTCCCCTATCTCAGTCGAAAACCAAATCATGATAATATACGCTGCAATAAACGGCTACCTAAATGATATTGAGCTAGAGCGCATAGCCTCCTTTGAGGATAGTCTATATGAGTTTATGGCTATGAAATATCCAGAGATAAGCCAGGAGATCGTGGCTACAGGCAATATGTCTGCTGAAACGGAAAAACTTTTGATACAGGGCATAGAGGAATGCAAGAAAGAAGGTAAATATATTGGCTGA
- a CDS encoding ATP F0F1 synthase subunit beta (Produces ATP from ADP in the presence of a proton gradient across the membrane. The beta chain is a regulatory subunit), with protein sequence MNNLNTGIVKRIIGPVIDIQFEDSEMPQLLDAIKIEMEDHIVVAEVAQHVGDSTVRCIALSSTDGMKRGLKAINTGAPIEVPVGNDVLGRLFNVLGEPIDGIPAPDDAPKKPIHLPSPEYSQQETSTQIYETGIKVIDLLAPYTKGGKVGLFGGAGVGKTVLIQELINNIAKEHGGISVFAGVGERTREGNDLYNEMQESGVIDKTAMVFGQMNEPPGARMRVALTGLTMAEHFRDREHQDVLLFIDNIFRFTQAGSEVSALLGRIPSAVGYQPTLATEMGALQERITSTSNGSITSVQAVYVPADDLTDPAPATTFSHLDATTVLSRAITELGIYPAVDPLESSSRIMDPLILGEEHYHTARDVQAVLQRYKDLQDIIAILGMDELSEEDKLTVARARRLQRFLSQPFAVAEQFTGMQGKYVPLAETIRGFREILDGKYDHIPESMFLYAGEIEEVVQRYENEK encoded by the coding sequence GTGAATAACTTGAATACAGGAATTGTAAAACGAATTATAGGTCCGGTAATAGACATTCAGTTTGAAGATAGCGAGATGCCACAGCTTCTTGATGCTATCAAAATTGAAATGGAAGATCATATTGTTGTAGCTGAAGTTGCTCAGCATGTTGGCGATAGCACGGTTAGATGTATTGCCCTTTCCTCTACCGACGGTATGAAGCGCGGACTTAAGGCTATAAACACAGGAGCACCTATCGAGGTTCCAGTTGGTAATGATGTTTTGGGCAGACTTTTCAATGTTTTAGGCGAGCCAATAGACGGAATTCCAGCACCAGATGATGCACCGAAAAAACCTATACACCTTCCTTCTCCAGAGTACTCTCAGCAGGAAACCTCTACACAGATATATGAGACAGGAATCAAGGTTATAGACCTTCTCGCACCTTACACCAAGGGCGGTAAGGTTGGACTTTTCGGCGGTGCAGGAGTTGGAAAAACAGTTCTCATTCAGGAGCTAATTAACAATATAGCCAAAGAGCATGGAGGAATTTCCGTATTTGCAGGTGTTGGAGAGAGAACTCGCGAGGGAAATGACCTATATAACGAAATGCAAGAGTCTGGTGTAATAGACAAAACCGCCATGGTTTTTGGACAGATGAATGAGCCACCAGGAGCAAGAATGAGAGTCGCCCTAACAGGCCTCACTATGGCTGAACACTTTAGGGATAGAGAGCACCAAGACGTTCTTTTGTTCATAGATAATATTTTCAGATTTACTCAGGCTGGCTCTGAGGTATCGGCCTTGTTAGGTAGAATACCTTCAGCTGTAGGCTATCAGCCAACTCTAGCTACCGAGATGGGTGCGCTTCAGGAGAGAATCACATCCACATCAAATGGCTCCATAACCTCAGTTCAGGCTGTATACGTTCCTGCTGATGACCTTACTGACCCAGCACCGGCAACGACATTTTCTCACCTCGATGCAACAACAGTTTTATCGAGAGCTATTACAGAGCTTGGAATCTACCCTGCCGTTGATCCGCTCGAATCGTCCTCTAGAATCATGGATCCGCTCATCTTGGGCGAGGAGCATTATCATACAGCAAGAGATGTACAGGCAGTTTTGCAAAGATACAAAGATCTTCAGGACATCATCGCCATCCTTGGAATGGATGAACTTTCTGAAGAGGATAAGCTGACAGTTGCAAGAGCCCGCAGGCTCCAGAGATTCCTTTCTCAGCCATTTGCAGTTGCTGAACAGTTTACAGGAATGCAAGGAAAATACGTTCCTCTAGCAGAAACAATCCGAGGATTCCGCGAGATACTCGACGGCAAATACGACCATATTCCAGAGTCCATGTTCCTCTATGCAGGAGAAATTGAAGAAGTGGTACAAAGGTACGAAAATGAAAAATAG
- a CDS encoding iron hydrogenase, with protein sequence MRDIYTRINNLRRQVFSAVANLAYEDRDLSEIVEIPFEILPGEIASIRESVFLERAILGERIRAALGLDIQPAREHISITTGIDEIVKGENYYKAPLINIIKFACHQCPEKLIKVTDMCQGCIAHPCTEVCPKNAVDIINGKSFIDQDNCIKCGRCVTACPYNAIIKMERPCAAVCGMDAISSDEYGRADIDEDKCVGCGMCLTHCPFGAIVDKAQLFQTITAIKSDTPVYAAVAPAVAGQFGNGITMEQLKVALRELGFTDVLDVAVGADLCTIQEAHDFLENVPAEIPFLATSCCPSWSGMAEKLFPELQGHISMALTPMTLTGMVLKEQHPGCKVAFIGPCAAKKIEATRENIRPYIDFVLTFEEVIGMFDSRGIDPKKVEVDENETATGSSAGRNFAVSGGVANAVVQVISRLEPEREMKIANADGLANCRKLLQAAKQGKYDGYLLEGMGCPGGCVGGAGTMISLTKGNNAVAKTTKEAPYENPLDSEYSDYLRIVEENQGTDSESAK encoded by the coding sequence ATGCGTGACATATACACAAGAATTAATAATTTGCGCCGTCAGGTTTTCTCTGCAGTAGCAAATCTTGCGTACGAAGATCGTGATCTTAGTGAAATCGTAGAAATTCCATTTGAGATTCTTCCTGGCGAAATAGCATCAATCAGAGAGAGCGTATTCTTAGAGAGAGCTATCCTCGGAGAAAGAATTCGTGCAGCTCTTGGACTAGATATTCAGCCAGCAAGAGAGCACATCTCAATCACAACAGGTATTGACGAAATCGTAAAGGGCGAAAACTACTATAAGGCTCCACTGATCAACATCATCAAGTTTGCATGTCATCAGTGCCCAGAGAAGCTCATCAAGGTTACTGACATGTGTCAGGGTTGTATTGCTCACCCATGTACTGAAGTCTGTCCTAAGAATGCTGTTGATATTATCAACGGTAAATCTTTCATCGACCAGGACAATTGTATCAAGTGTGGAAGATGCGTAACTGCCTGTCCATACAATGCTATCATCAAGATGGAAAGACCATGTGCTGCTGTATGCGGAATGGATGCAATCAGCTCAGACGAATACGGTCGCGCAGACATAGACGAAGATAAGTGCGTAGGATGCGGAATGTGTCTAACACACTGCCCATTTGGTGCTATCGTAGATAAGGCACAGCTATTCCAGACTATTACAGCAATCAAAAGCGATACACCAGTATATGCTGCAGTTGCACCTGCTGTTGCGGGACAGTTCGGAAACGGTATCACAATGGAACAACTAAAGGTTGCTCTTAGAGAGCTTGGCTTTACAGATGTACTTGATGTAGCTGTAGGTGCTGACCTTTGTACAATTCAGGAGGCTCACGACTTCCTAGAGAACGTTCCAGCAGAGATTCCTTTCCTTGCAACATCATGCTGCCCATCATGGTCAGGCATGGCAGAAAAGCTATTCCCAGAGCTACAGGGACACATCTCAATGGCTCTTACACCTATGACACTAACAGGTATGGTTCTTAAGGAGCAGCACCCAGGATGTAAGGTTGCATTCATCGGACCATGCGCTGCTAAGAAGATTGAGGCAACAAGAGAAAATATCAGACCATATATCGACTTCGTTCTTACATTCGAGGAAGTAATCGGAATGTTCGACTCAAGAGGAATCGATCCTAAGAAGGTAGAGGTTGACGAAAATGAAACAGCAACCGGAAGCTCAGCAGGAAGAAACTTCGCCGTAAGCGGTGGTGTAGCTAACGCTGTAGTTCAGGTAATTTCTAGGCTAGAGCCAGAAAGAGAAATGAAGATTGCAAACGCTGACGGTCTCGCAAACTGCCGTAAGCTTCTTCAGGCTGCTAAGCAAGGTAAGTACGATGGATACCTACTTGAGGGAATGGGTTGCCCAGGCGGATGCGTCGGTGGTGCTGGAACAATGATTTCTCTAACAAAGGGTAACAACGCAGTTGCTAAGACAACTAAGGAAGCTCCGTACGAGAATCCACTAGATAGTGAATACTCAGATTACCTAAGAATCGTTGAGGAAAATCAGGGTACTGATAGCGAATCAGCTAAATAG
- a CDS encoding LysR family transcriptional regulator, whose amino-acid sequence MTLTQINYVIKIVECGSMNKAAEQLYVAQPSLTGAIKELEKELGFSLFNRSGKGVSLTPDGVEFLMYAKEVYGSYETLMEKYGDGAKIKKKFGVSTQHYSFAIKAFVEMVKSFDTAEYEFAIRETQTRTVISDVANLRSEIGLLYMSDFNRKALMKLLNASNISFTKLIDCDAFVYLWKGHPLANEKSINFDQLKDYPCLSFEQGENSSFYFAEEILTTNEYPRTIKANDRATMLNLMIGLNGYTLCSGIICEELNGDDYIAVPYEDKQNPNSVMEIGYIKKKGVSLSHTGDEYIEHLKKYLGVTE is encoded by the coding sequence ATGACGCTGACACAGATAAACTATGTTATAAAAATAGTTGAATGTGGCTCCATGAACAAGGCTGCTGAGCAGCTTTATGTGGCCCAGCCATCTTTGACGGGTGCAATCAAAGAGCTAGAGAAGGAGCTTGGCTTTAGCCTATTTAATCGTAGTGGTAAGGGCGTGAGCCTAACACCTGATGGCGTAGAATTTTTGATGTACGCAAAGGAGGTCTATGGTAGCTACGAGACCTTGATGGAAAAGTACGGCGATGGCGCAAAGATAAAGAAGAAGTTTGGCGTTTCGACTCAGCACTATTCTTTTGCGATAAAGGCATTTGTAGAGATGGTAAAGAGCTTTGATACGGCAGAATATGAGTTTGCAATTCGAGAGACTCAAACTAGAACTGTTATCTCTGATGTTGCTAATCTCAGAAGTGAGATAGGACTCCTTTATATGAGTGACTTTAATCGCAAGGCTTTGATGAAGCTACTTAATGCCTCAAATATAAGCTTTACCAAGCTCATAGACTGCGATGCCTTCGTATATCTGTGGAAGGGTCATCCCCTAGCCAATGAAAAGTCGATTAACTTCGACCAGCTAAAGGACTATCCTTGCCTTTCTTTTGAGCAGGGGGAGAACAGCTCGTTCTACTTTGCTGAGGAAATTCTAACAACAAACGAGTATCCTAGAACCATCAAAGCTAACGACCGTGCAACCATGCTGAATCTAATGATAGGCCTAAACGGTTACACGCTTTGTTCAGGAATCATTTGCGAGGAACTAAATGGAGATGACTATATAGCTGTTCCTTACGAGGATAAGCAAAATCCGAACAGCGTTATGGAGATTGGATATATCAAGAAAAAGGGTGTAAGCTTAAGCCATACAGGAGATGAATACATAGAGCATCTCAAGAAATATCTAGGTGTTACAGAGTAG
- a CDS encoding DNA alkylation repair protein: protein MTTAEDIRNRLMDLKDEEYKVFNSKLIPNVDESLVIGVRVPALRKLEKELRTEDLGDWLSDLPHKYLEENTLHGIVISNMKSQEDCLFRLEEFLPYVDNWASCDIMNPKVLAKDKERFLACIRSWIRSEHLYTSRFGMEMLMSYFLDDEFKEEYFELPASVKSEEYYLNMMIAWFFATALAKQWESAIVYLENNRLSKWTHNKTIQKAIESYRISPEQKEYLRGLKIK from the coding sequence ATGACTACCGCTGAAGATATCAGAAATAGACTTATGGATCTAAAGGATGAGGAATATAAGGTCTTTAATTCAAAGCTAATTCCAAACGTCGACGAAAGCCTTGTGATCGGCGTTAGAGTTCCTGCGCTCAGGAAGCTCGAAAAGGAGCTTAGAACTGAGGATTTAGGAGACTGGCTCTCTGACCTTCCTCACAAATACCTTGAAGAGAATACTTTGCACGGAATCGTAATTTCAAATATGAAGTCTCAGGAGGATTGTCTTTTTAGACTTGAGGAATTTCTTCCTTATGTCGATAACTGGGCAAGCTGCGATATTATGAATCCTAAGGTTTTAGCAAAGGATAAAGAGCGCTTTCTCGCTTGTATCAGGTCATGGATTAGATCGGAACATCTTTATACAAGTAGATTTGGCATGGAGATGCTGATGAGCTATTTCCTCGATGATGAATTTAAGGAGGAATATTTTGAGCTTCCAGCTAGTGTTAAAAGCGAGGAATACTATCTTAACATGATGATAGCCTGGTTCTTTGCAACTGCCCTTGCCAAGCAGTGGGAGAGTGCAATAGTTTATCTAGAAAATAATAGACTATCAAAATGGACTCATAATAAGACCATACAAAAGGCGATAGAAAGCTATAGAATAAGCCCTGAGCAAAAGGAATATCTAAGAGGACTAAAGATAAAGTAA
- a CDS encoding heme ABC transporter ATP-binding protein, translated as MSIMTVKNLSHGFGDRAIFNDVSFRLLKGEHIGLIGANGEGKSTFMNIITGKLMPDEGTVQWSKNVSVGYMDQHAVLKKGMTIREALAGAFDSLFDMEKQMNELYEQMGSADPDKMDEMMEEASVLQELLMAHDFYSIDVKVDEVARALGLMELGLDTDVSALSGGQRTKVLLAKLLLSKPDILLLDEPTNHLDREHIEWLRRYLESYENAFILISHDIPFLNSVVNLIYHMHNKNLDRYVGDYDKFMEVFKVKQEQQEAAYKRQQAEIAELKDFVARNKSRVATRNMAMSRQKKLDNMELISRPTEAPEPEFDFKESKISGKVIFETKDLVIGYDEPLSKPLNLYMERKQKIVIEGANGIGKTTLLKSLLGLIPAVSGEAKMGDSIELGYFEQESSGDGEKTCIDEIWQDFQAWTQFEVRLALAKCGLTTKHIESKVKVLSGGEQAKVRLCKLINRPSNLLVLDEPTNHLDVAAKKELKRALQEYNGSILMVCHEPEFYEGLATEIWDLSEWTTRLI; from the coding sequence ATGAGCATTATGACAGTGAAAAACCTATCGCATGGCTTTGGCGATAGAGCTATATTTAACGACGTTTCCTTCAGACTTCTCAAGGGCGAGCATATAGGCCTCATAGGAGCAAACGGCGAGGGAAAGTCGACTTTTATGAACATAATCACGGGCAAACTTATGCCAGATGAGGGAACGGTGCAGTGGTCCAAGAATGTGAGCGTAGGCTATATGGATCAGCATGCTGTGCTCAAGAAGGGCATGACCATCAGAGAGGCGCTAGCAGGGGCCTTTGACTCACTCTTTGATATGGAAAAGCAGATGAATGAGCTTTATGAGCAGATGGGAAGCGCTGACCCTGATAAGATGGATGAGATGATGGAGGAAGCTAGCGTTCTTCAGGAGCTTTTGATGGCGCACGACTTCTACAGCATAGATGTCAAGGTGGACGAGGTAGCAAGGGCTCTTGGACTTATGGAGCTAGGTCTTGATACCGATGTTTCTGCGCTTTCTGGTGGACAGAGAACCAAGGTGCTTCTTGCGAAACTACTTTTATCAAAGCCAGATATCCTTTTGCTCGACGAGCCTACAAACCATCTCGACAGGGAGCATATCGAATGGCTGAGAAGATATCTTGAGTCATATGAGAATGCTTTCATCCTCATAAGCCACGATATACCGTTTCTGAATAGTGTTGTAAACCTTATCTACCACATGCATAACAAGAATCTCGATAGATATGTCGGAGACTACGATAAGTTCATGGAGGTATTCAAGGTTAAGCAGGAACAGCAGGAGGCTGCCTACAAGAGACAGCAGGCAGAAATCGCAGAGCTTAAGGACTTCGTTGCCAGAAACAAGAGCAGAGTTGCGACTAGGAATATGGCGATGTCTAGGCAGAAGAAACTGGATAATATGGAGCTGATTTCAAGACCGACTGAGGCACCTGAGCCTGAGTTTGATTTTAAGGAGAGCAAAATCAGCGGCAAGGTTATATTTGAGACTAAAGACCTAGTCATAGGCTACGATGAACCGCTCAGTAAGCCTTTGAATCTATACATGGAGCGTAAGCAGAAGATAGTAATCGAGGGTGCAAATGGCATCGGAAAGACTACTTTGCTTAAGAGCCTTCTTGGCCTGATACCAGCGGTGTCTGGAGAGGCTAAAATGGGCGATTCTATCGAACTTGGCTACTTCGAGCAGGAAAGCTCTGGTGATGGAGAAAAGACCTGTATAGACGAAATCTGGCAGGATTTTCAGGCATGGACTCAGTTTGAGGTAAGACTTGCTTTAGCAAAGTGTGGTCTTACAACAAAGCACATAGAGAGTAAGGTAAAAGTCCTCTCAGGAGGAGAGCAGGCAAAGGTAAGGCTTTGCAAGCTGATTAACAGACCTTCCAACCTACTTGTGCTAGACGAGCCGACAAATCACCTTGATGTTGCAGCAAAGAAAGAGCTAAAGCGCGCACTTCAGGAATATAATGGCAGTATTTTGATGGTATGCCACGAGCCTGAGTTCTACGAAGGACTTGCCACGGAAATTTGGGACCTTTCAGAGTGGACGACAAGGCTGATATAA